The proteins below are encoded in one region of Aquisphaera giovannonii:
- a CDS encoding DUF1501 domain-containing protein: MTDESSIVRVGMNGQGVVSRRGFIRTMSWGAAGLGAAAGAGVIPATFTDLMVLKADELRKRQMACILLWMAGGPSQLETFDPKPGTEHGGTTKAIETSVPGISIAEGWNQTAKVMKEIALVRSMTNREANHQRASYQLHTGYAPSATIKHPHLGCSVAAQLGESKFDLPHIVSIGGATAGAGFLGASLEPFVIQNAERPPDNTQPRVAVDRFKRRLGLLNNLEVAGFGTNGGADRVKEHRAVYTQTARMVLSPEMKAFDLEGESPALRDAYGRTAFGQGCLLARRLVQAGVTFVEVRSNGWDTHQEVNDRVGKLAGQVDPAFATLIRDLKEHGMLGRTLVVWMGEFGRTPKINANAGRDHFPRVFNVALAGGGVRGGQVIGASNADGTDVKDRPVSVPDLMASLCHGLGVNAQKEVDTPIGRPIKVVDGGKAVAELFG; the protein is encoded by the coding sequence ATGACGGACGAGTCGAGCATCGTGCGGGTGGGGATGAACGGCCAGGGCGTGGTGAGCCGCCGGGGGTTCATCCGGACGATGAGCTGGGGGGCGGCCGGCCTGGGGGCGGCGGCGGGCGCCGGGGTGATCCCGGCGACCTTCACGGACCTGATGGTCCTGAAGGCGGACGAGCTGCGGAAGCGGCAGATGGCCTGCATCCTGCTCTGGATGGCGGGCGGCCCGAGCCAGCTCGAGACGTTCGACCCCAAGCCGGGCACGGAGCACGGCGGGACGACGAAGGCCATCGAGACCTCGGTCCCGGGCATCTCCATCGCCGAGGGCTGGAACCAGACCGCGAAGGTGATGAAGGAGATCGCGCTCGTCCGCTCGATGACCAACAGGGAGGCCAACCATCAGCGGGCGTCGTACCAGCTCCACACCGGCTATGCCCCGAGCGCGACGATCAAGCACCCGCACCTCGGCTGCTCGGTCGCCGCCCAGCTCGGCGAGAGCAAGTTCGACCTGCCGCACATCGTGAGCATCGGCGGCGCCACGGCCGGCGCCGGGTTCCTGGGCGCGTCGCTGGAGCCGTTCGTGATCCAGAACGCGGAGCGGCCGCCGGACAACACCCAGCCGAGGGTCGCCGTCGACCGCTTCAAGCGGCGGCTCGGGCTGCTCAACAACCTGGAGGTCGCCGGATTCGGCACCAACGGCGGGGCCGACCGGGTGAAGGAGCACCGGGCCGTGTACACGCAGACGGCCCGGATGGTGCTGTCCCCGGAGATGAAGGCGTTCGACCTCGAGGGCGAGAGCCCCGCCCTGCGGGACGCCTACGGCCGGACGGCGTTCGGCCAGGGGTGCCTGCTGGCCCGCCGGCTCGTCCAGGCCGGGGTGACGTTCGTGGAGGTCCGCTCGAACGGCTGGGACACGCACCAGGAGGTCAACGACAGGGTCGGCAAGCTGGCCGGCCAGGTGGACCCGGCGTTCGCGACGTTGATCCGCGACCTGAAGGAGCACGGCATGCTCGGCCGGACGCTCGTCGTCTGGATGGGCGAGTTCGGCCGGACGCCGAAGATCAACGCCAACGCCGGCCGCGACCACTTCCCCCGGGTCTTCAACGTGGCCCTCGCCGGCGGCGGCGTCCGCGGCGGCCAGGTGATCGGGGCCTCCAACGCCGACGGCACCGACGTCAAGGACCGCCCGGTCTCGGTCCCCGACCTGATGGCCTCGCTCTGCCACGGCCTGGGCGTCAACGCCCAGAAGGAGGTCGACACGCCGATCGGCCGGCCGATCAAGGTCGTCGACGGCGGGAAGGCGGTCGCCGAGCTCTTCGGATGA
- a CDS encoding HEAT repeat domain-containing protein: MRLRHVARRWLPGVVALAAVLGVASRIFDDWSRGGPCRPLVEALRDGDAEARQDAVADLFTLTLNGVDMSPAIPALVECLDDRDGTVGEVAADALAQVGTKAAPAVPAAARLLRGGRADLRPRLLRILAAVHVREADEILEGALDDPDARRRVEAFEALDFARRADLVPAVIRRLAADPAPAARLAALRMLAATEPHSDRVVEAECLALRDTVPEVRLAGVSLLGTQGRGSTAATEALLASIRDADPRVRAASLNALGQIGFNDERILPELFDAMRDSRIREEARDAIQKLAGRPSSGLAPPTGSLRAATATLRNALGSTDPRTRGAAASMILLRMDDSRRVYEPGLEALADMLPLVGSKVKAQDAAVRRPALLFLLRAVPSEEVLRFFLDAIVDAAAAPVAEPPSPAAREAWHSALTALIGRARSGDEPLRGGPLTWFLPDDLLLWFLPEIVAAMEDEAEEDLRFEAILVVGSLLEPRRALFPPGGDAWRSLRDGLTKQLREDRREIKDMVLQCLEQLDGKAEPPSPLLP, translated from the coding sequence ATGCGACTCCGACACGTCGCGCGCCGCTGGCTGCCGGGAGTGGTCGCCCTCGCCGCGGTCCTCGGCGTCGCGTCGCGGATCTTCGACGACTGGTCGCGGGGCGGGCCCTGCCGGCCGCTCGTGGAAGCGCTGAGGGACGGGGATGCCGAGGCCCGGCAGGACGCCGTCGCGGACCTGTTCACGCTGACCCTCAACGGGGTGGACATGTCGCCGGCCATCCCGGCGCTGGTCGAATGCCTCGATGACAGGGATGGGACGGTCGGCGAGGTCGCGGCCGATGCGCTGGCCCAGGTCGGGACCAAGGCGGCCCCGGCCGTGCCCGCGGCGGCTCGCCTCCTGCGCGGCGGCCGGGCCGACTTGCGGCCCCGCCTCCTGCGCATCCTCGCGGCCGTCCATGTCAGGGAGGCGGACGAAATCCTTGAAGGGGCCCTCGACGACCCCGACGCCCGGCGACGCGTCGAGGCCTTCGAGGCCCTGGACTTCGCGAGGAGGGCGGATCTCGTGCCGGCGGTCATCCGTCGGCTGGCCGCCGATCCCGCCCCCGCGGCGAGGCTGGCCGCGCTCCGCATGCTCGCTGCCACCGAACCGCATTCCGACCGCGTCGTGGAGGCGGAATGCCTCGCCCTGAGGGATACCGTTCCGGAGGTCCGGCTGGCGGGCGTGTCCCTGCTCGGAACGCAGGGGCGTGGCTCAACGGCCGCCACCGAGGCCTTGCTCGCGTCGATCCGCGACGCGGACCCCCGGGTCCGAGCGGCATCGCTCAATGCCCTGGGCCAGATTGGTTTCAACGATGAGCGGATCCTCCCCGAGCTCTTCGACGCCATGAGAGATTCGAGAATCCGGGAGGAGGCGAGGGACGCGATCCAGAAGCTGGCCGGTCGTCCGTCGTCGGGCCTTGCCCCGCCGACCGGTTCCCTGAGGGCCGCCACCGCGACGTTGCGGAACGCCCTGGGGAGCACCGATCCGCGGACGCGCGGCGCCGCGGCGAGCATGATCCTCCTGAGAATGGACGACAGCCGACGGGTGTATGAGCCGGGCCTCGAGGCCCTCGCGGACATGCTGCCGCTCGTCGGCTCGAAAGTGAAGGCGCAAGACGCGGCGGTCCGCCGCCCCGCGCTACTGTTCCTCCTCCGGGCGGTCCCATCGGAAGAGGTCCTCCGCTTCTTCCTGGACGCGATCGTCGACGCGGCCGCGGCCCCGGTGGCCGAACCCCCCTCTCCGGCCGCTCGCGAGGCCTGGCACTCGGCCCTGACGGCCCTGATCGGCAGGGCGAGGAGCGGGGACGAGCCGCTCCGCGGAGGGCCGCTGACATGGTTCCTCCCGGACGACCTGCTGCTCTGGTTCCTGCCGGAAATCGTCGCGGCGATGGAGGATGAGGCGGAGGAGGATCTGCGGTTCGAGGCGATCCTCGTGGTCGGCAGCCTGCTCGAGCCGCGCCGGGCCCTCTTCCCGCCGGGTGGCGACGCCTGGCGCTCGTTGCGAGACGGGCTCACGAAGCAGCTCCGCGAGGACCGGCGCGAAATCAAGGACATGGTCCTTCAGTGCCTCGAACAGCTCGACGGCAAGGCCGAGCCCCCCTCGCCGCTGCTCCCATGA
- a CDS encoding NACHT and WD repeat domain-containing protein: protein MSEVICQVTNHADRVELVWSSRGGFFRPYAIAGAELAELRDAAARARKALEVLVHALNSSGQGPMPWEPAFGLVEAGFELYNRLLPGGDDTASRVREWLVGLGDGPGPIELEVVVEELSGNPAAYLSVPWNLVYDDFPEDHESEFRSGVGAERWRPFWAIRYNLTTGRRVEPLKRLPGWTRPRVVAVIDAKVRENLGADQGAALDRFLAEEGLAPVGSLKELRAELRKGPPRLLYWLGHATPDCLHLGDTERVRPGDLRSLLSGYASRERPEGMLAFLNACRTAEAGSGGSFLDVLHDFGFTGAIATERQTIDNFANEFGLAFLRGFLREGKPLGRLLHELRLSNPALGLLYGAHCPPEIRVLPAGEPRAEAMPIGEGAAVAGTVLGATTTPAAWPIPDLGHRPVTTSRATPPGPPLPEKPYPSLGYYDEGDRALFTGRDADAVRFAATLDRPDTRILVLHAESGVGKSSFLRAGVVPYLEGECVGYRFFRRPDGGLLIVQPAKDPVGQLARALIEMAEDPLRFRSPHGEDIVIDLRPVLDEAVGAEAGSGQVDAALRADEDLLADLLSRMSARLPHVLVLVLDQAEELFTLARTKEEREDRDRALRMIQRLVDLRADVKLIVALRTEYYGRLLDHLRQGRRDLVGVRDDLLRDFSRADVIEAIKRPTAEARYGFRYADGVPEEITDGVLALRSENQDSVLPLVQVICTQLYEREKEDTVSAGVITSQDLAAIKGVRGGLRAFAEDAIERSMRLSKADGLAFRDLLGGLYNRQADGTLTTWLASRAGLEARWGRPTPFARVLEAAKSARLLREDEIRIEGDRPRRYIRLGHDALADVAAAWEEERGRRDRFRRAIGAIAGSLALAALMLLLAVVAWRGAAEARARRREAQIGAANLALDRGLALCEQEDVASGLTWLARSLQIVGRDSPPLERVIRANLGAWHTRLSQLRQVLPHELDVKGVSFHPDGKSVLTGSTDRTARIWDASTGEPLGEPMLHPDSVESVAFSHDGRTIATGCNDGSVRLWDVSSQRLIGDALRHPGGIWAITFSPDDRSLLTASDDNRARLWNLERRTVVGTMIHSSTISCVDFSRDGLLAVTADTEVRFWDASTGRPMTYPKIAPGAQVRDFALGPDGQSLLVGTMGRNASLWEVRSGRLIREFGPHPGPVYAVAFSPDGRYISTGSNDGAVRFWEAASGRAAGDSLKHQGWVTSVAFSPLGDTILTGSGDRTARLWKWRAASDAGVGLSDPGELRDAAFAPDGKAIVTVTRRGDVRSWNSEDGSPLDREPDRDRGPLDSRPTGGGMALLAPSENELVVWDGRTRKPLTAPLPHPSRIIGASISRDGRILATSCLDRRIRVWGMPDCRPIASREFDSLIWAIAIHPERRLILLGGGDGFVRTMDLDAGEISREPVTYSGGVVAAAFSPDGRKFVLCSNDLWARVWTYGEETKEIQKFRTDTSVWAVAFDPGMQAIATGSVGGILQFWDISTGKPIDAPMVHDFAIASLRISPDGRSILTMGFLDETARLWKRPLASLDGDADQVASRIRALTGLNLREDGVMESLPYTEWRRPHDPATR, encoded by the coding sequence ATGTCCGAGGTCATCTGCCAGGTCACCAACCACGCCGATCGGGTCGAGCTCGTCTGGTCCTCGCGCGGCGGGTTCTTCAGGCCCTATGCCATCGCCGGCGCCGAGCTGGCCGAGCTCCGCGACGCGGCCGCCCGGGCCCGCAAGGCGCTGGAGGTGCTGGTCCACGCGCTGAACTCATCGGGACAGGGGCCGATGCCCTGGGAGCCGGCCTTCGGGCTGGTCGAGGCGGGCTTCGAGCTCTACAACCGCCTCCTGCCCGGCGGCGACGACACGGCGAGTCGCGTGCGCGAATGGCTGGTCGGCCTCGGGGACGGTCCGGGCCCGATCGAGCTGGAGGTCGTCGTCGAGGAGCTCTCGGGCAACCCGGCGGCCTACCTCTCGGTCCCGTGGAACCTGGTGTACGACGACTTCCCCGAGGACCACGAGTCCGAGTTCCGGTCCGGCGTCGGGGCGGAGCGATGGCGGCCCTTCTGGGCCATCCGCTACAACCTGACGACCGGGCGCCGCGTCGAGCCGCTGAAGCGGCTCCCGGGCTGGACCAGGCCGCGGGTCGTCGCGGTGATCGACGCGAAGGTCCGCGAGAACCTCGGGGCCGACCAGGGGGCGGCCCTGGACCGGTTCCTCGCCGAGGAGGGGCTGGCGCCGGTCGGCTCGCTGAAGGAGCTCCGGGCCGAGTTGCGGAAGGGCCCCCCGAGGCTGCTCTACTGGCTCGGCCACGCCACCCCGGACTGCCTGCACCTGGGCGACACCGAGAGGGTCCGCCCCGGCGACCTGCGGAGCCTCCTCAGCGGCTACGCCTCGCGCGAGCGTCCCGAGGGGATGCTCGCGTTCCTCAACGCCTGCCGGACCGCCGAGGCCGGCTCCGGCGGCTCGTTCCTCGACGTCCTGCACGACTTCGGCTTCACCGGCGCCATCGCCACCGAGCGGCAGACGATCGACAACTTCGCCAACGAGTTCGGCCTGGCCTTCCTCCGCGGCTTCCTCCGCGAGGGCAAGCCGCTGGGGCGGCTCCTGCACGAGCTCCGGCTTTCCAACCCGGCGCTGGGCCTGCTCTACGGCGCCCACTGCCCGCCCGAGATCCGCGTCCTCCCGGCGGGCGAGCCCCGCGCGGAAGCGATGCCGATCGGCGAGGGCGCCGCCGTGGCCGGCACGGTCCTCGGGGCCACGACGACGCCCGCCGCATGGCCCATCCCCGACCTCGGCCACCGGCCCGTGACGACATCGCGGGCGACGCCCCCCGGGCCGCCATTGCCCGAGAAGCCCTATCCCTCGCTCGGCTATTACGACGAGGGAGACCGTGCCCTGTTCACCGGCCGCGACGCCGACGCGGTCCGCTTCGCCGCGACGCTGGACCGCCCTGACACGCGGATCCTCGTCCTCCATGCGGAGAGCGGCGTCGGGAAGAGCTCCTTCCTCCGCGCCGGCGTCGTCCCCTACCTGGAGGGCGAGTGCGTCGGCTACAGGTTCTTCCGGCGTCCCGACGGGGGCCTGCTCATCGTCCAGCCCGCGAAGGACCCGGTGGGCCAGCTCGCGCGGGCCCTGATCGAGATGGCCGAGGACCCGCTGCGATTCCGATCGCCGCACGGCGAGGACATCGTCATCGACCTGCGCCCGGTGCTCGACGAGGCCGTCGGGGCGGAGGCCGGTTCCGGCCAGGTCGACGCGGCGTTGCGAGCCGACGAGGACCTGCTGGCGGACCTCCTCTCGCGGATGTCGGCACGCCTGCCGCATGTCCTGGTCCTGGTGCTGGACCAGGCCGAGGAGCTCTTCACCCTCGCCCGCACGAAGGAGGAGCGGGAGGACCGCGATCGCGCCCTCCGGATGATCCAGCGATTGGTGGATCTGCGGGCCGACGTGAAGCTGATCGTCGCCCTGCGGACCGAGTACTACGGGCGGCTCCTCGACCACCTGAGGCAGGGGCGTCGCGACCTCGTCGGCGTCCGGGACGACCTGCTCCGCGACTTCTCGCGGGCCGACGTCATCGAGGCGATCAAGCGGCCGACGGCCGAGGCGCGGTATGGATTCCGCTACGCCGACGGCGTGCCGGAGGAGATCACCGACGGCGTCCTGGCGCTGCGGTCGGAGAACCAGGACAGCGTCCTGCCGCTCGTGCAGGTCATCTGCACCCAGCTCTACGAGCGCGAGAAGGAAGACACGGTCTCCGCCGGCGTCATCACCTCCCAGGACCTCGCCGCCATCAAGGGAGTCCGGGGAGGCCTCCGGGCCTTCGCCGAGGACGCCATCGAGCGGTCGATGCGCCTCTCGAAGGCGGATGGCCTCGCATTCAGGGATCTGCTGGGCGGGCTCTACAACCGGCAGGCCGACGGCACCCTGACGACCTGGCTGGCGTCGCGGGCGGGCCTCGAAGCGAGGTGGGGCCGGCCGACGCCGTTCGCCCGGGTGCTCGAGGCGGCGAAGTCGGCCCGGCTGCTGCGAGAGGACGAGATCCGGATCGAGGGGGATCGGCCCCGCCGCTACATCCGGCTCGGCCACGATGCGCTGGCGGACGTCGCCGCGGCGTGGGAGGAAGAGCGGGGCCGCAGGGACCGGTTCCGCAGGGCGATCGGGGCGATCGCCGGGAGCCTGGCGCTGGCCGCCCTGATGCTCCTCCTGGCCGTCGTCGCGTGGCGGGGCGCCGCCGAGGCCCGCGCACGCCGACGCGAGGCCCAGATCGGCGCGGCCAACCTCGCGCTCGATCGAGGGCTGGCCCTCTGCGAGCAGGAGGACGTGGCGAGCGGCCTGACCTGGCTGGCGCGGAGCCTCCAGATCGTCGGCCGCGACTCGCCGCCGCTGGAGCGCGTCATCCGGGCCAACCTCGGGGCCTGGCACACCCGCCTCTCGCAGCTCCGCCAGGTCCTCCCGCACGAGCTCGACGTGAAAGGGGTCAGCTTCCACCCGGACGGGAAGTCCGTCCTCACGGGCAGCACCGACCGCACCGCCCGGATCTGGGACGCCTCGACGGGCGAACCCCTCGGCGAGCCGATGCTCCACCCGGACAGCGTGGAGTCCGTCGCATTCAGCCACGACGGCCGGACGATCGCGACCGGCTGCAATGACGGGTCCGTACGGCTTTGGGATGTATCGTCCCAGCGGCTCATCGGGGATGCGTTGAGGCATCCGGGAGGGATCTGGGCCATCACGTTCTCCCCGGACGACCGGAGCCTGCTGACGGCCTCCGACGACAATAGGGCCAGGCTCTGGAACCTGGAGCGAAGGACCGTCGTCGGAACGATGATTCACTCCAGCACAATATCATGTGTAGACTTCAGTCGCGACGGCCTGCTGGCCGTGACGGCGGACACCGAGGTGCGATTCTGGGATGCATCGACCGGGAGGCCGATGACGTACCCGAAGATCGCCCCGGGTGCCCAGGTCCGTGATTTCGCCCTGGGCCCCGACGGGCAGTCCCTGCTGGTGGGCACCATGGGCAGGAATGCCAGCCTGTGGGAGGTCCGATCGGGTCGTCTGATCCGCGAGTTCGGCCCCCATCCGGGGCCGGTCTACGCGGTCGCCTTCAGCCCCGACGGTAGGTACATATCGACCGGCTCGAACGACGGCGCCGTGCGGTTCTGGGAGGCGGCCTCGGGACGGGCGGCCGGCGACTCACTCAAGCATCAGGGATGGGTCACCTCGGTCGCCTTCAGCCCGCTCGGCGACACCATCCTCACCGGAAGTGGCGATAGGACAGCCCGCCTCTGGAAATGGCGCGCGGCGAGCGATGCGGGAGTCGGGCTTAGCGATCCCGGCGAGCTCCGCGATGCGGCTTTTGCACCGGATGGCAAGGCGATCGTGACGGTCACCCGTCGTGGCGACGTCCGATCCTGGAACTCCGAGGATGGCTCGCCGTTGGACCGGGAGCCCGATCGGGACCGGGGACCGCTCGACTCGCGTCCCACCGGAGGCGGGATGGCGCTCCTCGCTCCATCGGAGAACGAACTCGTCGTTTGGGATGGCCGCACGCGGAAGCCGTTGACTGCTCCCCTGCCGCACCCAAGCAGGATCATCGGCGCGTCGATCAGTCGCGACGGACGGATCCTTGCGACGAGCTGCCTCGACCGGCGGATACGGGTGTGGGGGATGCCGGATTGTAGGCCGATAGCCTCGCGGGAGTTTGATTCGCTCATATGGGCGATTGCGATCCATCCGGAGCGGCGGCTCATCCTGCTGGGAGGCGGTGACGGATTCGTTCGGACGATGGACCTGGACGCCGGAGAGATCTCGCGTGAGCCGGTCACCTATTCCGGGGGAGTCGTGGCGGCCGCATTCAGTCCCGATGGCCGGAAGTTCGTCCTCTGCTCAAACGATTTGTGGGCGCGGGTGTGGACGTACGGGGAGGAAACGAAGGAGATCCAAAAGTTCCGCACCGACACGAGTGTCTGGGCTGTCGCCTTCGACCCCGGCATGCAGGCGATCGCGACGGGCAGCGTCGGCGGGATCCTGCAATTCTGGGACATCTCGACCGGCAAGCCGATCGACGCGCCCATGGTGCACGACTTCGCCATCGCATCCCTGCGCATCAGCCCGGATGGTCGGAGCATCCTGACGATGGGCTTCCTCGATGAGACCGCCCGGCTCTGGAAGCGACCGCTCGCCTCCCTCGACGGCGACGCCGACCAGGTCGCGTCTCGGATCCGGGCCCTGACCGGACTGAACCTCCGGGAGGACGGGGTGATGGAAAGCCTGCCCTACACGGAGTGGCGCCGCCCCCACGATCCCGCGACGCGATGA
- a CDS encoding DUF1549 domain-containing protein, with protein sequence MTTGRGDRRGWRGPAGMLAVAVALGVAGWVVEARAWARQEKGDATGAAKRSEKPAATPEAPAPGLMEREAEKQEEAAAMPAMPGDDGSREVLKALRELGGAARKDAARARQAAARAPLPKRPAKTVTPPTVTPADLDAMLAKYLKEKDPKVEPAPPTSDVEFVRRAYLDLAGTPPTPRQVAEFVGSRAKDKRARLIDALLESPEMARNWARYWRDVIKFHATNQNPGQVRYDLLEEWLEAQFRAKRPWDEIVSAMITATGRVDENGAVAFPLASEAKPVEMAGEVSRLFLGVQIQCAECHDHKTDSWKRQQFHELAAFFSGTRSRRVDKAMPGQPAVFSVETTPRARYAMPDLADPKKQIPVAPRFFLASSREEVPSLPETLAPADRRALGASYVTGQDNPWFARAFVNRTWFVLMGESFYDVVDDIGPEREPKAREVIETLADQWQKGGYDVRWLLRTIANTQAYQRRVRSTANPAGKTAFAANCPSRLRADQIADALVEALGLPEDLRPVPPPGAAKGKGAGRAQGGKMPVAKVKGAAKVAEATGLGGAPVQGKGPNKAVRAGGARALFGALFSMDPSAAPDEILSTIPQALFLMNGPIVQNRTQARPDTALGEILATSSSDREALNRLYLRTLSRQPNAKEVEACAAYLARAGNRVEAFEDIYWALVNTTEFVSRR encoded by the coding sequence ATGACTACGGGTCGCGGCGATCGTCGGGGATGGAGGGGGCCTGCGGGGATGCTCGCGGTCGCCGTGGCGCTGGGCGTCGCGGGCTGGGTCGTCGAGGCGAGGGCCTGGGCGAGGCAGGAGAAGGGGGACGCGACCGGGGCGGCGAAGCGATCGGAGAAGCCCGCGGCAACCCCCGAGGCCCCCGCCCCGGGGCTCATGGAGAGGGAGGCCGAGAAGCAGGAAGAGGCCGCCGCGATGCCGGCGATGCCCGGCGACGACGGATCGCGGGAGGTGCTGAAGGCACTCCGCGAGCTGGGCGGGGCCGCGCGGAAGGACGCGGCGCGGGCGAGGCAGGCGGCGGCGAGGGCCCCGCTGCCGAAGAGGCCGGCGAAGACGGTCACGCCGCCGACGGTCACGCCGGCGGATCTCGACGCGATGCTCGCGAAGTACCTGAAGGAGAAGGACCCGAAGGTCGAGCCGGCGCCGCCGACGAGCGACGTGGAGTTCGTCCGGCGGGCCTACCTCGACCTGGCGGGGACGCCGCCGACGCCGCGGCAGGTGGCGGAGTTCGTGGGCAGCCGTGCGAAGGACAAGCGGGCGAGGCTCATCGACGCGCTGCTGGAGAGCCCGGAGATGGCCCGGAACTGGGCCCGGTACTGGCGGGACGTGATCAAGTTCCACGCGACGAACCAGAACCCCGGGCAGGTCCGCTACGACCTGCTGGAGGAATGGCTCGAGGCGCAGTTCCGCGCGAAGCGTCCGTGGGATGAGATCGTCTCGGCCATGATCACGGCGACCGGCCGCGTGGACGAGAACGGCGCGGTGGCGTTCCCGCTGGCCAGCGAGGCCAAGCCCGTGGAGATGGCCGGCGAGGTCTCCCGGCTGTTCCTGGGCGTCCAGATCCAGTGTGCCGAGTGCCACGACCACAAGACCGACTCCTGGAAGCGGCAGCAGTTCCACGAGCTGGCCGCCTTCTTCTCCGGCACGCGCTCGCGGAGGGTCGACAAGGCCATGCCGGGCCAGCCGGCGGTCTTCAGCGTCGAGACGACCCCGCGGGCCCGCTACGCGATGCCCGACCTCGCCGACCCCAAGAAGCAGATCCCGGTGGCGCCGAGGTTCTTCCTGGCCTCGTCCCGGGAGGAGGTCCCGAGCCTCCCGGAGACGCTCGCCCCGGCCGACCGGCGGGCCCTCGGGGCCTCGTACGTGACGGGCCAGGACAACCCGTGGTTCGCCCGGGCGTTCGTGAACCGGACGTGGTTCGTGCTCATGGGCGAGTCGTTCTACGACGTGGTGGACGACATCGGGCCGGAGCGGGAGCCCAAGGCGAGGGAGGTCATCGAGACCCTGGCCGACCAGTGGCAGAAGGGCGGGTACGACGTCCGCTGGCTGCTGCGGACGATCGCCAACACGCAGGCCTACCAGCGTCGGGTGCGCTCGACGGCCAACCCGGCCGGCAAGACGGCGTTCGCGGCCAATTGCCCCAGCCGGCTCCGCGCCGACCAGATCGCCGACGCCCTCGTCGAGGCGCTCGGCCTGCCGGAGGACCTCCGTCCGGTGCCGCCCCCCGGGGCCGCGAAGGGGAAGGGCGCGGGCAGGGCGCAGGGCGGGAAGATGCCCGTGGCGAAGGTCAAGGGCGCCGCCAAGGTCGCGGAGGCGACCGGGCTGGGCGGGGCCCCGGTCCAGGGGAAGGGCCCGAACAAGGCCGTCCGCGCCGGCGGCGCGCGGGCCCTCTTCGGGGCGCTGTTCTCGATGGACCCCTCGGCCGCGCCGGACGAGATCCTCAGCACGATCCCGCAGGCCCTCTTCCTGATGAACGGGCCGATCGTCCAGAACCGGACCCAGGCCCGGCCGGACACCGCCCTGGGCGAGATCCTCGCCACCTCCTCGAGCGACCGCGAGGCCCTCAACCGGCTCTACCTGCGGACGCTCTCCCGCCAGCCGAACGCGAAGGAGGTGGAGGCCTGCGCCGCCTATCTCGCGCGAGCCGGGAACCGCGTCGAGGCCTTCGAGGACATCTACTGGGCACTCGTCAACACCACGGAGTTCGTCTCGCGGCGTTGA